CCAGTCGTGACTATCACCCCGGCCAGCTTTTAGAACCAGCAACAGCCGTTACCGCTATTCTTGAGCCAGTCCAAGATTTAGATTTTACGGGCCTTTACGCCGGGGGACTAATTTTTCGGGGCAACAGTAACTCTGCGGGTCAGCACCATTGGTTTGCGACAGAAACCTTCACCCTCGACTATTCCTTGATCACGGCCACAGGTAAAGCCGTGAAAGCGATCCAGGCCGGTTCCCAATGGTCAACAGTCCGCTATCAGGCCCAAATCGCGGCGGCCCGGCCCCAACTGCAAATCCTGGAGCAGCCCGGCAAAACCATTCTCCCTGGTCAATATCGTACCTATCTGGCCCCAGCCGCAACCGCTGAACTCGTAGGGATGTTATCTTGGGGAGCCGTGAGTGAAGCCGCCCTGCGCCAAGGAGAAAGTGCCTTTGCCCCACTGCGGGATGGCAAGCATCTCTCCCCCAAGTTCTCTCTCAGCGAAAACTTCCGACATGGACAAGTCCCCCGTTTCAATGATCAAGGAGAATTTGCCCCTGAAGAGTTACCCATCATTGCATCCGGTCGCCTAGTCAATACCCTAATCAATAGCCGTACCGCCAAAGAATATGGCCTGGATAGTAATGGAGCCGCTGCCAGTGAAGGACTTCGGGCCCCAGAAGTGGGCGCTGGGCAGTTAAATGCCGCAGAAGTTTTAACAAATCTCGACACCGGCCTATATTTGAGCAATTTGCACTATCTCAACTGGAGTGATCGTCCCCAAGGTCGGATCACCGGGATGACTCGTTACGCCTGCTTTTGGGTGGAAGCTGGGGAAATTGTCGCTCCGATTCAAGACTTACGCTTTGATGAAAGTCTTTATAATTGCTTTGGCGAGAACTTAGTTGACCTGACCCAAACCCAAGAGTACATTGCCCATACCGATACCTATGAACATCGGGCTTTAGGGGGAAGTTTAGTACCCGGCCTGTTGGTGGATAACTTTACCTTTACGCTTTAGGGCAGTTGGGGTGAACCGAGCTTATTGATCCTCAACTAGAATCCGTTCCGGTTGCCCCGCCACATGCACCCGAAAGACAATTGCCCGAGCGGCTTGATCGGTTGTGTAGGGAGCATGAATCACCCTGGGCGGAATGACTACTGTTTCCCCAGCCCTCACAATCCGGTTGGGTTTTCCCTCCTCCACATGGACGACCTCCCCTTCAATCACATAGATAAACTCCTCCCCTGGATGATAGTGGCGCGGCAAGCGTGAATTGGGAGGAATAATTACATCGGAAATAATCACCTCTACTCCCTCGGCCATAGCGGTTGGGGCCCGGAGCATTTCATTGGAGCCAGGCTTGAGGCTGTTGGGATAGGTAGCAGAGGGAGTGAGGGCAGTGGTGGGATTGTTATGGGGATGGGCGGTGGCGGGGCGAATACTGATCACAGAACACAGGGTCAGTAAACCCACACCCATTAGCCAAGACTGTTTCATCCTCTCACCCCGAAACAAGATTGTTTTGATGATATAGCATTACCGATTCCAGCCAAATGACGAGTCATGTGGTGCTTAGAGGAAAGTGAGCTAGAGCAGATTATTCCTGCCTACGGGAGGCTAAGTCAAGCGGGTTGTGGTCGAACTTGGCGGGAAATCCCACTGTTGAGATCATCTGCGGTAATAAAGTATTCGGCAAAATTGACAATCTCCTGTTCCCCCTGGAAAAACAGACCTTCCTGTTCTAGGGCAAGTTTCTGAGTTTCGGCTTTGGCGGGATTAGGGGCTGTGATTTGGCCTGGAGCGGCAACCACTCGATACCCAGGAATGACATCTCTTTCTAATTACTCTGTTTGGCTAATTATTCTGTTTGGGTCGTAGTTGGGCTGGAAAATCGACAAAAATTACATCCTCGGCCTGGAGACCTTCAAGGACTTGGGTTTGATCCTCAATGCTAGAGCCAGTGGTAATTGGCCGAAAGACAGGTTTTTGATCGGGCCCAGGCACATAGACTCCCGTTTTCCCCTTTTCAGTGGCAATGGCAACTGTGGGAATCAAGAGGGCATTGGGGAGGGATTGACCGATAAAGACCAGATCTACGTTCATCCCGGAGCGCAGCTTGTCCAGGCCAGTGCGAATCT
Above is a window of Pseudocalidococcus azoricus BACA0444 DNA encoding:
- a CDS encoding TldD/PmbA family protein, which translates into the protein MFALPPEQLAAQFQTLSQALLNELRADEHLFLAIRGENSQFIRFNQAKVRQTGTVSDAQLTLTLIHNERMAQASLPFTSQPELDLSRSRQALHQLRQELPQLPPDPYIVLPQNFGSSRDYHPGQLLEPATAVTAILEPVQDLDFTGLYAGGLIFRGNSNSAGQHHWFATETFTLDYSLITATGKAVKAIQAGSQWSTVRYQAQIAAARPQLQILEQPGKTILPGQYRTYLAPAATAELVGMLSWGAVSEAALRQGESAFAPLRDGKHLSPKFSLSENFRHGQVPRFNDQGEFAPEELPIIASGRLVNTLINSRTAKEYGLDSNGAAASEGLRAPEVGAGQLNAAEVLTNLDTGLYLSNLHYLNWSDRPQGRITGMTRYACFWVEAGEIVAPIQDLRFDESLYNCFGENLVDLTQTQEYIAHTDTYEHRALGGSLVPGLLVDNFTFTL
- a CDS encoding cupin domain-containing protein yields the protein MKQSWLMGVGLLTLCSVISIRPATAHPHNNPTTALTPSATYPNSLKPGSNEMLRAPTAMAEGVEVIISDVIIPPNSRLPRHYHPGEEFIYVIEGEVVHVEEGKPNRIVRAGETVVIPPRVIHAPYTTDQAARAIVFRVHVAGQPERILVEDQ